A single Cryptococcus neoformans var. grubii H99 chromosome 7, complete sequence DNA region contains:
- a CDS encoding ribosome biogenesis protein UTP30, whose product MAPPAALPATSKKAKKPQPAPKAPLPLPATFSTAQAEKAVKALLAHHAKVSKQKEEEQLLPREEHVWVVVNTKTGSTRRSLNPVKIQLPHPALPPPPTSSVCLFTKDPQRQYKDLLTQHNIKFISRVVGVEKLKGKFKPYEARRELLRDHDMFLCDERVLGVMPKLLGKMFFEAKKQPIPVNLQRKDLTSTLARAISSTYFHPTTGTSTSTRIATPSHSSPSQTLANLLEAVPQIVAEVDGGWEGVLSVGVKTSGSVMLPVWTGKLGGRFEKTEKSEKSANDGEEMEVEVEEKSETSVAPAPTVEKKEKKEKTAAAAVEKPKKKSSTIGSTAGGAAKRAKQVAVGAKKPAVKKSKSKL is encoded by the exons ATGGCCCCCCCCGCCGCCCTGCCAGCCACCTCCAAAAAGGCCAAAAAGCCCCAGCCTGCTCCCAAAgcccccctccccctccccgcTACATTCTCCACTGCCCAAGCTGAGAAGGCCGTCAAAGCCCTTCTCGCCCACCACGCCAAAGTCTCAAAgcaaaaggaggaggagcagctTTTACCGCGCGAAGAACATGTTTGGGTCGTCGTTAACACCAAGACGGGAAGTACCAGGAGGAGCTTGAACCCTGTCAAGAT TCAACTGCCTCATCCTGCTCTCCCGCCTCCTCCTACATCCTCCGTCTGCCTCTTCACCAAAGATCCCCAACGTCAATACAAAGACCTTCTCACCCAGCATAACATCAAGTTCATCTCTCGCGTTGTCGGCGTGGAGAAGCTCAAGGGCAAGTTTAAGCCATACGAAGCGAGGAGGGAGTTGTTGAGGGATCATGATATGTTTCTGTGTGATGAACGGGTTTTGGGTGTGATGCCAAAATTGTTGGGCAAGATGTTTTTCGAAGCCAAAAA GCAACCCATCCCTGTAAACCTCCAACGCAAAGACctcacctccaccctcgCCCGCGCAATCTCCTCCACGTACTTCCATCCCACCACCGGTacatccacctccacccgTATCGCCACCCcatcccattcttccccttcccaaACTCTCGCCAACTTGCTCGAGGCTGTACCCCAAATCGTCGCCGAGGTGGACGGCGGGTGGGAAGGCGTCTTGTCAGTGGGTGTAAAGACGAGCGGCAGTGTAATGTTGCCTGTTTGGACAGGCAAGTTGGGAGGAAGGTTTGAAAAGACTGAAAAATCCGAGAAATCTGCCAacgatggagaagagatggaagttgaggtggaagagaaatCAGAAACCTCCGTCGCCCCCGCTCCCACCgtagaaaagaaggagaagaaggaaaagactgctgctgccgctgtcgaaaagccaaagaagaaatcaTCAACCATCGGATCAACAGCCGGAGGTGCCGCCAAGCGTGCTAAGCAAGTGGCTGTCGGCGCCAAAAAGCCAGCCGTCAAGAAATCCAAATCAAAGCTTTAA
- a CDS encoding monocarboxylic acid transporter — protein sequence MSFDTQFFPLNITVLGVTICTQSKRSALGHPTMASEIELTRLPSQRKESTTEQQLDYDREHEVDESATHYALPPVDGGRRAWAFLAGATVVEMLVWGFPYSIGILHAYWSNTLFKGYGESAITLASTLQTGLLYVSCAIFGPVFTRWPRWQKPLQYIALFISALSMIGSAFATKPWHLVITNGCIYPFAGALYLPCCTILFEWFVAKRGIATGLMYAGTGVGGVAYPYIMSGLLNGVGYKAALVSMGVGYAILGSIALIPVSRRVPLSRYHFAEPGRRKQINFSFLKNSVALTGSLIILFVSMGNFIPTVWLPSYADDLKLRYLDGTALIAILNAATIPGNILLGYFSDYSIRAAIVVSCVGSAFGCAFLWGLGTNTAMLVAFAIVYGFLGSSFQCLWSNMIGVISKDDPIAPSLIFSIFALMRAIGNITSGPVSGALMKHDSFPGAVGAYGFHNYGALLVYTAVTIFTGGVTGILFKDR from the exons ATGTCTTTCGATACTCAATTCTTCCCGTTGAATATCACTGTTCTTGGAGTTACTATCTGTACCCAGTCCAAAAGGTCTGCTTTAGGTCACCCAACGATGGCCTCCGAGATTGAGTTGACTCGCCTTCCAAGCCAGCGAAAAGAATCCACCACTGAACAGCAGCTCGACTACGACCGGGAACATGAAGTCGATGAATCAGCTACGCATTACGCGCTGCCTCCCGTAGATGGCGGCCGAAGGGCATGGGCATTCCTTGCTGGTGCTACCGTTGTGGAGATGCTTGTGTGGGGGTTTCCTTACTCGATTGGTATCTTGCACGCGTACTGGAGTAATACCTTGTTCAAAGGCTACGGCGAGTCAGCAATCACTCTGGCTTCCACTTTGCAAACGGGTTTACTCTACGTGAGCTGCGCCATCTTTGGGCC AGTGTTTACCAGATGGCCGAGATGGCAGAAACCTCTCCAATATATTgctcttttcatctctgCGTTGTCGATGATTGGGAGTGCTTTTGCAACGAAG CCCTGGCACCTTGTCATAACCAACGGCTGCATCTATCCATTCGCAGGAGCCCTTTATCTACCGTGCTGTACTATTCTTTTCGAATGGTTTGTCGCTAAGCG AGGAATTGCAACTGGACTTATGTACGCAGGTACTGGTGTCGGTGGCGTAGCATATCCGTATATTATGAGTGGCCTCTTGAACGGTGTAGGCTACAAAGCTGCTCTAGTATCGATGGGTGTAGGCTACGCCATCCTCGGCTCTATCGCCCTCATCCCTGTCAGCCGACGAGTTCCCCTTTCTCGATACCATTTTGCAGAGCctggaaggagaaagcAAATAAACTTTTCATTTTTGAAAAATTCAGTCGCTTTGACAGGATCTTTGATCATCCTTTTCGTCAGCATGGGTAACTTTATTCCCACTGTCTGGCTGCCAT CTTATGCCGACGACTTGAAACTACGCTACCTCGATGGTACGGCCCTCATTGCTATTCTCAACGCCGCCACTATCCCAGGCAATATTCTTCTTGGGTACTTCTCTGATTACTCTATTCGCGCTGCCATCGTCGTCTCCTGCGTCGGCAGTGCTTTCGGATGTGCTTTCTTGTGGGGTTTGGGGACGAATACTGCGATGTTAGTCGCGTTTGCAATTGTTTACGGTTTTTTAGGATCAAGCTTCCAGTGTCTATGGTCCAACATGATTGGTGTCATTTCTA AGGACGACCCCATTGCTCCATCTCTAATTTTCTCAATCTTTGCCTTAATGAGAGCTATCGGCAACATCACATCCG GGCCCGTTTCTGGCGCGCTTATGAAGCATGATTCGTTCCCTGGCGCTGTTGGAGCTTATGGTTTCCACAACTAT GGTGCCTTGTTGGTGTATACAGCTGTAACAATCTTTACCGGGGGAGTTACCGGTATCCTGTTCAAAGATCGTTAG
- a CDS encoding monocarboxylic acid transporter, translating into MSSDIELSQLPSRQPSQSKIEHPLSYDQEEEVNEFVTHHVLPPVDGGRKAWSFLAGATVVEMLVWGFPYSIGILHVYWTNTLFKGYGESMVTLAATLQTGLLYMSCAVFGPLFTKWPKWQKTFQYIGLFAASLSLIGSAFASKPWHLIVTIGCIYSFAGALYLPCCTLLFEWFVAKRGLANGAMFAGTGVGGVAYPYIMSGLLNRFGYKTAMISLGVGYAILGTISLIPVNRRVPVSRHDFVGPGRKRPIHLAFLKSMPAIVGPLIILLVSLGNFIPTLWLPSYVDDLEMRRIDGTALIAILNAASVPGNTLLGYFSDYSLRAVIVVSCVGSALGCAFLWGFGMNPGVLIVFAIIYGLLGTSFQALWSNMIGVISKDDPIAPPLVFSIFAFMRGIGNITSGPISGALLKHDTFPNGAGVYGFHNYGALLLYTAITIFSGGVAGILFK; encoded by the exons ATGTCATCCGATATTGAGCTTTCCCAACTTCCCAGCAGACAACCATCACAATCAAAAATCGAGCATCCCCTCTCTTAtgaccaagaagaagaagtaaaCGAATTCGTCACTCACCATGTCCTGCCTCCAGTAGACGGTGGTCGGAAAGCATGGTCGTTCCTCGCTGGTGCAACTGTCGTTGAGATGCTCGTCTGGGGGTTCCCATACTCTATCGGTATCCTGCATGTGTATTGGACGAATACTCTTTTCAAAGGATATGGGGAGTCTATGGTGACTCTTGCTGCTACATTGCAGACTGGTCTGCTCTATATGAGCTGCGCCGTATTCGGACC CCTTTTCACAAAATGGCCAAAGTGGCAGAAGACTTTCCAATACATCGGCTTATTCGCTGCGTCGTTATCCCTTATTGGTAGTGCTTTCGCGAGCAAA CCATGGCACCTTATCGTCACCATCGGCTGTATTTACTCGTTCGCGGGAGCCCTCTATTTGCCCTGTTGTACTCTCCTCTTTGAATGGTTTGTTGCTAAGCG CGGTCTCGCCAACGGTGCAATGTTTGCAGGA ACTGGCGTAGGCGGCGTGGCATATCCTTACATCATGAGCGGTCTCTTGAACCGTTTTGGCTATAAAACAGCCATGATTTCCCTGGGTGTCGGCTACGCCATTTTGGGAACTATTTCACTCATCCCAGTCAATCGACGAGTCCCTGTGTCTCGACATGATTTCGTTGGACctggaagaaagaggcCCATACATTTGGCATTCCTGAAGAGTATGCCGGCGATCGTTGGccctctcatcatcctgcTTGTCAGCTTGGGTAACTTTATCCCTACCCTTTGGCTTCCTT CTTATGTGGACGACCTTGAGATGCGCCGTATAGATGGTACAGCCCTAATCGCAATCCTCAATGCCGCTTCGGTTCCCGGTAACACGCTCCTCGGCTACTTTTCCGATTACTCCCTACGAGCCGTAATCGTCGTTTCATGCGTTGGAAGCGCCCTCGGTTGTGCATTCTTATGGGGATTTGGGATGAACCCAGGAGTCTTGATCGTTTTTGCCATCATCTACGGATTGTTGGGGACCAGTTTCCAGGCGTTGTGGTCAAATATGATTGGGGTCATAAGCA AGGATGATCCGATAGCCCCTCCATTAGTATTTTCCATCTTCGCTTTCATGAGAGGTATCGGTAACATTACTTCTG GACCCATTTCAGGTGCTCTCCTGAAACATGACACGTTTCCAAATGGTGCGGGCGTTTACGGTTTCCACAACTAT GGTGCCTTGTTACTGTACACAGCCATCACAATCTTCTCAGGGGGTGTGGCAGGGATATTGTTCAAGTGA
- a CDS encoding monocarboxylic acid transporter: MAEAMELSAFPTRRSQSTIDRALGPDHDSQIEPVTQYALPPVDGGRRAWTFLAAATFIEILIWGLPFSVGILHVYWNNTLFVGYGASTLTLAATLQTGLLYMSCAFFGPLFTTWPKWQKTFQYAGLFAAALSMITSAFASKPWHLLVTIGLVYPLSGACYLPCATLLFEWWQAKRGFASGVMYAGTGLGGCIFPFLTSGLLNRFGYKATMISFGVGYAVLGSIALIPIRRRIPLSRYDFAAPGRRKHKTDWSVLRTLPMFMGVMTILFTSLGNFIPSLWLPSYADDLNLHDPNGTALIAILNGSSVPGNALLGYLSDRLPLRVAITLSCVGSALACAFLWGFGTNAGMLITFAIIFGLLGPSFSAVWSKMIGVISKDDPVALTMIFSIFAFTRGIGNITSGPISEALLNYNTMQGATGAYGLNNYGILLVYTAVTIIAGGVTGLLFRGR; the protein is encoded by the exons ATGGCAGAGGCGATGGAACTATCCGCCTTCCCCACCCGGCGATCCCAATCAACAATAGATCGCGCTCTGGGCCCCGATCATGACTCTCAAATTGAACCTGTCACTCAAtatgctcttcctcctgtaGATGGTGGTCGACGGGCGTGGACATTCCTTGCAGCAGCTACATTTATCGAGATTCTCATCTGGGGTTTGCCGTTCTCTGTCGGTATCCTGCACGTGTACTGGAACAACACTTTGTTCGTCGGGTATGGTGCGTCGACGTTGACTTTGGCAGCTACTCTTCAGACGGGTTTATTGTATATGAGCTGTGCATTTTTCGGACC ACTCTTCACAACATGGCCAAAATGGCAAAAGACCTTCCAGTACGCTGGTTTATTTGCAGCGGCTTTGTCAATGATCACCTCTGCCTTTGCCTCAAAG CCATGGCATCTTCTCGTCACCATCGGTCTCGTTTACCCTTTATCCGGAGCCTGTTATCTTCCTTGCGCAACTCTTTTGTTCGAATGGTGGCAAGCTAAACGAGGATTTGCCAGCGGCGTGATGTATGCTGGA ACTGGTCTAGGTGGTTGtatcttcccctttcttaCCAGCGGCCTTCTCAACAGATTTGGCTACAAGGCGACTATGATTTCCTTCGGTGTCGGTTATGCTGTTCTCGGTTCTATAGCCCTCATCCCAATCAGGCGACGAATCCCCCTCTCACGATACGACTTTGCGGCAccaggaaggaggaagcaCAAGACTGATTGGTCGGTACTCAGGACATTGCCTATGTTCATGGGCGTGATGACCATCCTCTTTACTAGTCTGGGCAACTTTATACCGAGTCTATGGCTTCCAT CCTATGCGGACGACCTCAATCTCCATGACCCCAACGGTACTGCTCTTATCGCCATACTTAACGGTTCCTCCGTACCCGGTAACGCCCTTCTCGGCTACCTCTCTGatcgccttcctcttcgtgTTGCTATCACACTCTCTTGTGTGGGTAGTGCTCTTGCCTGCGCATTCTTGTGGGGTTTCGGGACGAACGCAGGGATGTTGATCACTTTCGCTATTATTTTTGGACTCCTCGGGCCTAGTTTTTCGGCGGTATGGTCAAAAATGATTGGAGTCATCTCAA AGGATGACCCCGTAGCTCTTACTATGATCTTTTCGATCTTCGCATTCACTCGAGGCATTGGAAATATCACTTCTGGTCCCATCTCCGAAGCTCTACTCAATTACAACACTATGCAAGGAGCAACTGGGGCTTATGGTCTGAACAATTAT GGCATACTGCTGGTATACACAGCAGTTACCATCATCGCAGGTGGCGTGACTGGGTTGTTATTCAGGGGGCGTTGA
- a CDS encoding monocarboxylic acid transporter, variant codes for MSETEDLELCDRCVTSAKSTSAASVIVPTLNSGHDAESAASALPPVDGGWRAWSFLVAATVIVMLIWGLPYSIGVLHVYWTDTLIKGEGGSTLTLAATLQNGLLYMATALSGPLFTAFPRWQKALQYCGLLAAVITFISSAFATKPWHILVTFGLIYPLSGICYLPCNTLLFEHFFSLRGIATGIVFGGTGLGGASIPFLMNGLLNKIGYKATMISFGLGYLVIGSIAIVFVRPRIPVSRQQTMEKRKPVNWSFMKSTPLIIGTITIFLISLGNFIPSLWLPAYASSLKLTHPSGTGLIAILNAASVPGNTLLGYLSDHMPVRTVIVISCVGSGLSCAFLWGFGSTDGVLILFALIFGLLGPSFSAIWTQMIGLICKDDLISPPLVVSLFTFVRGVGSLTSGPISQALLKINNLNGSIGAYGFSNYGVLLIYASVTILSGGATGYLFKSS; via the exons ATGTCAGAAACAGAAGATCTCGAACTTTGCGATAGGTGTGTCACGTCGGCCAAATCTACTTCGGCTGCATCCGTTATCGTTCCTACTTTGAATTCCGGACACGATGCCGAGTCAGCAGCTTCCGCTCTTCCGCCTGTAGACGGCGGCTGGAGGGCATGGTCTTTCTTGGTGGCAGCTACTGTCATTGTCATGCTAATATGGGGGCTGCCGTATTCTATTGGTGTTTTACATGTGTACTGGACGGATACGCTCATTAAGGGTGAAGGTGGTTCGACTCTGACTCTGGCTGCGACGCTGCAGAACGGCTTGTTGTACATGGCGACAGCTCTTTCGGGACC CCTATTCACTGCATTTCCAAGATGGCAAAAGGCTTTACAATATTGCGGTCTGCTCGCTGCTGTGATCACTTTCATCAGTAGTGCGTTCGCAACGAAG CCTTGGCACATTCTCGTTACCTTCGGCCTTATCTATCCTCTTTCTGGAA TCTGTTACCTCCCATGTAACACCCTTCTCTTTGAgcacttcttctctcttcgaGGTATCGCAACTGGTATTGTCTTTGGTGGTACTGGTCTTGGAGGTGCCTCAATTCCATTCCTCATGAATGGTCTTCTCAACAAAATTGGATATAAAGCAACAATGATTTCATTCGGTCTTGGGTACCTCGTTATTGGTTCCATAGCCATCGTATTTGTTCGACCTCGTATCCCTGTCTCTCGCCAGCAGACGatggaaaaaaggaagccTGTCAATTGGTCATTCATGAAGAGCACTCCTCTGATCATTGGAACTATCACTATTTTCTTGATCAGTCTTGGTAACTTCATTCCTAGCTTATGGCTTCCCG CGTACGCCTCTTCGCTCAAACTCACACATCCTTCAGGAACAGGTCTCATCGCCATTCTAAACGCTGCTTCAGTCCCAGGGAACACTCTCCTTGGCTATCTCTCGGATCACATGCCTGTTCGAAcagtcatcgtcatctcaTGTGTTGGTAGTGGTCTTTCTTGTGCCTTCCTTTGGGGATTTGGTAGCACCGACGGGGTGCTAATTTTGTTTGCGTTGATCTTTGGGTTGCTCGGACCTAGCTTTTCGGCAATTTGGACGCAGATGATTGGCCTCATTTGTA AAGACGACCTGATCTCCCCTCCTCTTGTTGTTTCGCTTTTCACCTTTGTTCGAGGGGTTGGTAGTTTGACGAGTG GGCCAATCTCGCAAGCACTGTTGAAGATAAACAACCTTAACGGGAGCATCGGAGCCTACGGATTCAGCAACTAT GGCGTCCTCTTGATCTACGCTTCCGTTACAATCTTGAGCGGTGGTGCTACGGGTTATCTGTTCAAGTCGTCATAA